One Kineococcus radiotolerans SRS30216 = ATCC BAA-149 DNA window includes the following coding sequences:
- the yicI gene encoding alpha-xylosidase — protein sequence MKFTDGYWMLRPGLQALRPRAVDDVEDLGDALRVFARTRPGDGRGDTLNQALITVTLTSPAPDVIGVTIEHFRGGVERGPRFALTREPVDVVTVVDERGASLTSGGLTARVRREGPWALDFLAGGRRLTGSADRSVGVVTDAQGRTFVHEQLEQAVGEHSFGLGERFGAFVKNGQSVDVWNADGGTSSEQAYKNVPFYLTDAGYGVFVDHPGLVSFEMGSEAVSRNQFSVEGQRLTYYVIHGPSPKDVLRRYTALTGRAPRVPAWSLGLWLSTSFTTDYDEATVTSFVQGMAERDIPLSVFHFDCFWMRAYHWCDFVWDPATFPDPEGMLARLRERGLRTSLWINPYVAQRSHLFDEGARLGHLVRRADGSVWQWDMWQAGMALVDFTSPAATAWFQSKLQALLDAGVDAFKTDFGERIPTDVVWHDGSDPEFMHNQYAQLYNAAVFEVLRRHRGEGEAVVFARAATAGGQQFPVHWGGDCESTFPAMAESLRGGLSLALSGFAHWSHDIGGFEGSPDPEVFKRWAAFGLLSSHSRLHGSGSYRVPWLIDEESVDVVRTFTRLKMRLVPYLLAAAEEAATTGVPIMRPMVLEFPDDPAAVVCDRQYLLGPDLLVAPVFSADGEVSYYLPEGWWTEFATGRRVRGGRWVRRRVAVDEVPLLVRPGAVVPVGAHADGPEYAWNDGVELRVFAPSEGDVRRVAVPAPGGGEPAVFEVRTRGGRTAAELVSGSSRDWRLVVVPDPDAAPDPAAVGPVRIGAPRPGTDEPAPAARG from the coding sequence GTGAAGTTCACCGACGGGTACTGGATGCTGCGTCCGGGGTTGCAGGCCCTGCGCCCGCGCGCCGTCGACGACGTGGAGGACCTCGGCGACGCGCTGCGCGTGTTCGCCCGGACCCGGCCCGGCGACGGCCGCGGCGACACCCTGAACCAGGCGCTCATCACCGTCACGCTCACCTCCCCCGCGCCCGACGTCATCGGCGTGACGATCGAGCACTTCCGCGGCGGCGTGGAGCGCGGGCCGCGGTTCGCCCTGACGCGCGAACCCGTCGACGTCGTCACCGTCGTCGACGAGCGCGGGGCCAGCCTCACCTCCGGGGGGCTGACGGCGCGGGTTCGCCGGGAGGGGCCCTGGGCGCTGGACTTCCTCGCCGGGGGGCGCCGCCTGACGGGTTCGGCCGACCGCAGCGTCGGCGTCGTCACCGACGCGCAGGGCCGCACGTTCGTGCACGAGCAGCTCGAGCAGGCCGTCGGGGAGCACTCCTTCGGCCTGGGGGAGCGGTTCGGCGCCTTCGTCAAGAACGGCCAGTCCGTCGACGTCTGGAACGCCGACGGCGGCACCAGCAGCGAGCAGGCCTACAAGAACGTGCCGTTCTACCTCACCGACGCCGGCTACGGCGTCTTCGTCGACCACCCCGGCCTGGTGTCGTTCGAGATGGGGTCCGAGGCGGTCTCGCGCAACCAGTTCTCCGTCGAGGGCCAGCGGCTGACGTACTACGTCATCCACGGGCCCAGCCCCAAGGACGTCCTGCGCCGCTACACGGCCCTCACCGGCCGCGCCCCCCGGGTGCCGGCCTGGTCGCTGGGGCTGTGGCTGTCCACGTCGTTCACGACCGACTACGACGAGGCGACCGTCACGTCGTTCGTGCAGGGCATGGCCGAGCGGGACATCCCGCTGTCGGTGTTCCACTTCGACTGCTTCTGGATGCGCGCCTACCACTGGTGCGACTTCGTCTGGGACCCCGCCACCTTCCCCGACCCGGAGGGGATGCTCGCCCGGCTGCGCGAGCGGGGCCTGCGCACCAGCCTGTGGATCAACCCCTACGTCGCCCAGCGCTCGCACCTCTTCGACGAGGGGGCGCGGCTGGGGCACCTCGTGCGCCGCGCCGACGGCAGCGTGTGGCAGTGGGACATGTGGCAGGCGGGCATGGCGCTGGTGGACTTCACCAGCCCCGCCGCGACCGCCTGGTTCCAGTCCAAGCTGCAGGCGCTGCTCGACGCGGGCGTCGACGCGTTCAAGACGGACTTCGGCGAGCGCATCCCCACCGACGTCGTCTGGCACGACGGCTCCGACCCGGAGTTCATGCACAACCAGTACGCCCAGCTCTACAACGCGGCCGTCTTCGAGGTGCTGCGCCGCCACCGCGGGGAGGGCGAGGCCGTGGTGTTCGCCCGTGCCGCCACCGCGGGCGGTCAGCAGTTCCCGGTGCACTGGGGCGGCGACTGCGAGTCCACGTTCCCGGCGATGGCGGAGTCGCTGCGCGGCGGGCTCTCGCTGGCCCTGTCCGGGTTCGCGCACTGGAGCCACGACATCGGCGGTTTCGAGGGGTCCCCGGACCCGGAGGTGTTCAAGCGGTGGGCCGCGTTCGGCCTGCTGTCCTCGCACTCGCGCCTGCACGGTTCCGGTTCCTACCGGGTGCCGTGGCTGATCGACGAGGAGTCGGTGGACGTCGTGCGCACCTTCACCCGCCTGAAGATGCGCCTGGTGCCGTACCTGCTCGCCGCGGCGGAGGAGGCCGCCACCACCGGCGTGCCGATCATGCGCCCGATGGTGCTGGAGTTCCCCGACGATCCCGCGGCCGTGGTGTGCGACCGGCAGTACCTGCTGGGCCCGGACCTGCTCGTGGCCCCGGTGTTCTCCGCCGACGGGGAGGTGAGCTACTACCTGCCCGAGGGGTGGTGGACGGAGTTCGCCACCGGGCGGCGGGTGCGCGGCGGGCGCTGGGTGCGGCGGCGGGTGGCCGTCGACGAGGTGCCGCTGCTGGTGCGCCCGGGGGCCGTCGTGCCCGTCGGGGCGCACGCCGACGGGCCGGAGTACGCCTGGAACGACGGGGTGGAGCTGCGGGTGTTCGCCCCCTCCGAGGGCGACGTGCGCCGCGTCGCGGTGCCCGCCCCCGGCGGCGGGGAGCCCGCCGTGTTCGAGGTCCGCACCCGCGGGGGCCGGACCGCGGCGGAGCTGGTGTCCGGTTCCTCCCGCGACTGGCGCCTGGTCGTCGTGCCCGACCCCGACGCCGCCCCGGACCCCGCCGCGGTCGGGCCGGTGCGCATCGGCGCCCCCCGGCCCGGCACCGACGAGCCCGCCCCCGCCGCGCGGGGCTGA
- a CDS encoding ABC transporter permease, with translation MASTRVERTGEEQVGAVPPHPPARPPRNRLGHLTRLRRDRSLLLMCLPMVGLLLVFAYVPMAGNVVAWQDYSPFTGVRASPFVGWANFERVFADPSFWSAVRNTLTITAFQLVFFFPVPIALALLLNSVLSSRVRVTVQSIVYLPHFFSWVLVVSIFQQVLGGAGLLNRVLEAAGFSGVDIVTNPDTFLFLITSQAVWKDAGWGIIVFLAALAAVDPALYEAAAMDGANRWRRIWHITLPALKPVIVLLLILRLGDSLTVGFEQLILQRDAVGQGVAEVLDTFVYYRGVRNGDWSYAAAAGLVKGVVSLFLVLAANKVAHVFGEQGVYSKR, from the coding sequence GTGGCGTCCACCCGCGTGGAGCGGACGGGGGAGGAGCAGGTGGGTGCGGTGCCGCCGCACCCGCCCGCCCGTCCGCCCCGCAACCGGCTCGGGCACCTGACGCGGTTGCGCCGGGACCGCTCGCTGCTGCTCATGTGCCTGCCCATGGTGGGCCTGCTGCTGGTCTTCGCCTACGTGCCGATGGCGGGCAACGTCGTCGCCTGGCAGGACTACTCCCCGTTCACCGGCGTCCGCGCCAGCCCGTTCGTGGGCTGGGCGAACTTCGAGCGCGTGTTCGCCGACCCCTCGTTCTGGTCCGCGGTGCGCAACACGCTGACGATCACCGCCTTCCAGCTGGTGTTCTTCTTCCCCGTGCCCATCGCGCTGGCCCTGCTGCTCAACAGCGTGCTCAGCAGCCGGGTCCGGGTCACCGTGCAGTCGATCGTGTACCTGCCGCACTTCTTCTCCTGGGTGCTGGTCGTCTCGATCTTCCAGCAGGTCCTCGGCGGGGCGGGGCTGCTCAACCGCGTCCTGGAGGCCGCGGGGTTCTCCGGCGTCGACATCGTCACCAACCCCGACACGTTCCTGTTCCTCATCACCTCCCAGGCCGTCTGGAAGGACGCCGGCTGGGGGATCATCGTGTTCCTCGCGGCCCTGGCCGCGGTGGACCCCGCCCTCTACGAGGCCGCGGCGATGGACGGCGCGAACCGGTGGCGGCGCATCTGGCACATCACCCTGCCGGCGCTGAAACCCGTCATCGTGCTGCTGCTCATCCTGCGCCTGGGGGACTCCCTCACCGTCGGCTTCGAGCAGCTCATCCTGCAGCGCGACGCCGTCGGGCAGGGCGTGGCGGAGGTCCTGGACACGTTCGTCTACTACCGCGGGGTCCGCAACGGCGACTGGAGCTACGCGGCGGCCGCGGGTCTGGTCAAGGGCGTCGTCAGCCTGTTCCTGGTCCTGGCCGCCAACAAGGTCGCGCACGTGTTCGGCGAGCAGGGGGTGTACTCGAAGCGATGA
- a CDS encoding endonuclease/exonuclease/phosphatase family protein encodes MQRSPRPRRPAALAGTVVATGVVAAGAAVVGAPDLFGLAGSRPFVWSVPFRLATAAGLGGLAALVGLAGLRWRRVLPPALALAVVAAGSLATTGVRGLSAGELPPARAGDVTVLAANVLHGQADPAALTRLVVDGGADVVSLPESDLALAEDLAARVEAATGTPVQVFHLRDRGRSRFGTALLVSARLGEYRATGELTDGVKAVVTAAPVSGTGPVLAAAHTAAPVPDLLEPWAVEVRAVADWCAATPGAIVAGDLNATLDHPGLRLRGSCVDAGAQTGTGARGTWPARVPAPLGATIDHALADGNAWRAVGSRVEDVPGSDHRALLSRWRPVT; translated from the coding sequence GTGCAGCGATCCCCGCGACCCCGCCGGCCGGCCGCCCTCGCCGGGACGGTGGTCGCCACCGGCGTCGTCGCCGCCGGGGCGGCGGTCGTGGGTGCCCCGGACCTGTTCGGGCTCGCCGGTTCCCGCCCCTTCGTGTGGAGCGTGCCGTTCCGCCTGGCCACCGCCGCCGGGCTGGGCGGGCTCGCCGCCCTCGTGGGCCTCGCCGGTCTGCGCTGGCGGCGGGTGCTGCCCCCGGCGCTCGCGCTCGCGGTCGTCGCCGCGGGCTCGCTGGCGACCACCGGCGTCCGCGGCCTCTCCGCGGGCGAGCTGCCCCCCGCCCGCGCCGGCGACGTCACCGTCCTCGCCGCCAACGTCCTGCACGGGCAGGCCGACCCGGCCGCCCTGACCCGCCTCGTCGTCGACGGCGGCGCCGACGTCGTCTCGCTGCCGGAGTCCGACCTCGCCCTGGCCGAGGACCTCGCCGCCCGCGTCGAGGCCGCCACCGGCACCCCGGTGCAGGTCTTCCACCTCCGCGACCGCGGCCGCAGCCGGTTCGGGACGGCACTGCTGGTCTCCGCGCGCCTGGGGGAGTACCGCGCGACGGGTGAGCTCACCGACGGGGTGAAGGCCGTGGTGACCGCCGCACCGGTCTCGGGGACGGGTCCGGTGCTGGCCGCCGCGCACACCGCGGCGCCCGTGCCGGACCTGCTGGAGCCCTGGGCGGTGGAGGTGCGGGCCGTCGCGGACTGGTGCGCGGCCACCCCCGGCGCCATCGTCGCCGGGGACCTCAACGCGACGCTGGACCACCCGGGGCTGCGGCTGCGGGGCTCCTGCGTGGACGCCGGGGCGCAGACCGGCACCGGCGCGCGCGGGACGTGGCCGGCGCGGGTCCCGGCGCCGCTGGGCGCGACCATCGACCACGCCCTCGCCGACGGGAACGCCTGGCGCGCGGTGGGTTCGCGGGTCGAGGACGTCCCCGGCAGCGACCACCGGGCCCTGCTCTCGCGCTGGCGGCCCGTCACCTGA
- a CDS encoding LacI family DNA-binding transcriptional regulator has translation MATIVDVAAAAGVSTSTVSYVLSGKRTISPATRSRVHRAIAELGYRPHAGARALASNRTDVIGLVAPLREDVDVNVIMQFVRSVTTTARGHDLDVLLLTKEEDAGLRRVSAGSLVDGLLVMDIEADDPRVEVLTGLDRPTVLIGVPRDPRGLSCVDFDFVGAARTVVTHLSALGHRRIAFLASPPRALDRHAGYAERVRDGFLDAARAAGVEAVHQPCEPGPAGVRRALDAVRAGLPGVGALVVHNEAALPALLALLAEEGLSVPGDVSIVTIAASAGDELPRPLTSLTVPVPEIGRTAVEMLVARIGGERTAETRLLGARLEDRGSTAAPRG, from the coding sequence GTGGCCACCATCGTGGACGTCGCCGCAGCGGCGGGCGTGTCGACGAGCACCGTCTCGTACGTGCTCAGCGGCAAGCGGACGATCTCACCGGCCACGCGCTCGCGCGTGCACCGGGCCATCGCGGAACTGGGCTACCGCCCGCACGCCGGGGCGCGGGCCCTGGCGTCCAACCGCACCGACGTCATCGGTCTCGTCGCCCCGCTGCGCGAGGACGTCGACGTCAACGTCATCATGCAGTTCGTGCGGTCGGTGACCACGACCGCGCGCGGGCACGACCTCGACGTGCTGCTGCTGACCAAGGAGGAGGACGCCGGCCTGCGCCGGGTCAGCGCCGGGTCGCTGGTGGACGGCCTGCTGGTCATGGACATCGAGGCCGACGACCCGCGCGTCGAGGTGCTGACCGGGCTGGACCGGCCCACCGTGCTCATCGGGGTGCCGCGCGACCCCCGCGGCCTGAGCTGCGTCGACTTCGACTTCGTCGGCGCCGCGCGCACGGTCGTGACGCACCTGAGCGCGCTGGGGCACCGGCGGATCGCGTTCCTGGCCTCCCCGCCGCGGGCGCTGGACCGCCACGCCGGCTACGCCGAGCGGGTGCGCGACGGGTTCCTCGACGCGGCGCGCGCGGCGGGGGTGGAGGCGGTGCACCAGCCGTGCGAACCGGGGCCGGCCGGGGTCCGGCGCGCCCTGGACGCGGTGCGCGCCGGGCTGCCCGGGGTGGGCGCGCTGGTGGTCCACAACGAGGCCGCGCTGCCGGCCCTGCTGGCGCTGCTGGCCGAGGAAGGCCTCTCGGTGCCCGGCGACGTCTCCATCGTCACCATCGCGGCCAGCGCCGGCGACGAGCTGCCCCGGCCGCTGACCTCGCTGACCGTGCCCGTCCCGGAGATCGGGCGGACCGCGGTGGAGATGCTGGTGGCCCGCATCGGCGGCGAGCGCACCGCGGAGACGCGGTTGCTGGGCGCCCGCCTGGAGGACCGCGGCAGCACGGCGGCGCCCCGGGGGTGA
- a CDS encoding carbohydrate ABC transporter permease, with protein MSVTEDVNGAAPIPEERLRARTSTRPPWDEEPTAVGQGLKGLALVLICAAVLVPLYTVLLTSLSTQDTITRAGGLVLVPGEITLDAYRQVLSGGVVTRAVLVSVGITTVGTAVSMVVSVLGAYGLSRPGSYGHRTILFTLLITMFFGAGMIPTYLLVSNLGLIDSYWSLILPTAVSAFNVLLLRGFFTGIDASLIDSARIDGAGDWRILTRIVLPMSKAVTAVIALFYAVGYWNAFFQATLYINDSTKQPLQVVLRSFVLQGVDVPGALDVGSGQVASLAVQMAVVVIAIVPVLLVYPFVQKHFSSGVMIGAVKG; from the coding sequence ATGAGCGTCACCGAGGACGTCAACGGGGCCGCACCGATCCCCGAGGAGAGGCTGCGCGCGCGCACCTCCACCCGCCCGCCGTGGGACGAGGAACCCACCGCCGTCGGCCAGGGCCTCAAGGGCCTGGCCCTGGTGCTCATCTGCGCCGCCGTGCTGGTGCCGCTGTACACCGTGCTGCTGACCAGCCTCTCCACCCAGGACACCATCACGAGGGCGGGCGGGCTGGTCCTGGTGCCCGGCGAGATCACGCTGGACGCCTACCGCCAGGTCCTCAGCGGCGGGGTCGTCACCCGCGCCGTCCTGGTCAGCGTCGGCATCACGACGGTGGGCACCGCGGTGAGCATGGTCGTGTCCGTGCTGGGCGCCTACGGGCTCTCCCGCCCGGGGTCCTACGGGCACCGCACGATCCTGTTCACCCTGCTCATCACCATGTTCTTCGGCGCCGGGATGATCCCGACCTACCTGCTGGTCAGCAACCTCGGGCTCATCGACAGCTACTGGTCGCTGATCCTGCCCACGGCGGTGTCGGCGTTCAACGTCCTGCTGCTGCGCGGGTTCTTCACCGGCATCGACGCCTCGCTCATCGACTCCGCGCGCATCGACGGGGCCGGGGACTGGCGCATCCTCACCCGGATCGTGCTGCCGATGTCGAAGGCCGTCACCGCGGTCATCGCGCTGTTCTACGCCGTCGGCTACTGGAACGCGTTCTTCCAGGCGACGCTGTACATCAACGACTCCACCAAGCAGCCGCTGCAGGTGGTCCTGCGCTCCTTCGTGCTGCAGGGCGTGGACGTCCCCGGCGCCCTCGACGTCGGCTCGGGGCAGGTCGCGAGCCTGGCCGTGCAGATGGCCGTCGTGGTCATCGCCATCGTCCCGGTGCTCCTGGTGTACCCGTTCGTGCAGAAGCACTTCAGCTCCGGCGTGATGATCGGCGCCGTCAAGGGCTGA
- a CDS encoding beta-galactosidase → MTDHAVRRPPTLRFGGDYNPEQWDEATWREDVDLMRRAGVDLVTVGVFSWATLEPRPGERDFGWLDTVLDLLHDHGIGVDLATPTASPPPWLGRLHPATLPVDASGTVLHWGSRNQFCPSAQEYRDAALSITGDLARRYGRHPAVQLWHVGNELGQSCWCERTAVRFRSWLAARHGDLDGLNAAWGTAFWSQRYGRWEEVVPPRTAPYLHNPAHLLDFQRFCSDTLLELYRAERDVLREHSDAPVTTNLMGFSPVVDGRAVGAEVDVVANDHYVDPADPRSHVFAALTHDLVRSLGGGAPWLLMEQATGAVNWRPHNPPKPAGRLLTDSLQAVARGADAVCFFQWRASRAGSEQFHSAMLPHAGPDTARHREVRELGALLGRLDAVAGTPVPARAALVHDWSSWWASRGPARPTDRLRVEEQLLAHYEPLFARGVTTDVIGPDDPLEPYRLVVVPALHLLEPAPARRLAEWVRAGGTLLVGPGTGLVDRDGAVEPGRFPVRLRDLLGASGEEHHPLVEPSPCTGELGEFLVADYAERVRSDGAEVLAAHAGGDLDGVPVVTRHAVGAGRAWYCSALLPPAALDGVLARCLAETGLAGELDGVPAGVEVVRRGPALFVLNHTGGPVSVDLGATARRDLVGGQTLAGRTVLAPRAGAVLVEEST, encoded by the coding sequence GTGACCGACCACGCGGTGCGCCGCCCGCCGACCCTGCGCTTCGGCGGGGACTACAACCCCGAGCAGTGGGACGAGGCGACGTGGCGCGAGGACGTCGACCTCATGCGCCGCGCCGGGGTCGACCTCGTCACCGTCGGGGTGTTCAGCTGGGCGACGCTGGAACCCCGGCCGGGGGAGCGGGACTTCGGCTGGCTCGACACCGTCCTGGACCTCCTCCACGACCACGGCATCGGCGTGGACCTCGCCACCCCCACGGCCTCGCCCCCGCCGTGGCTGGGGCGCCTGCACCCGGCGACCCTGCCCGTGGACGCCTCCGGCACCGTCCTGCACTGGGGCTCGCGCAACCAGTTCTGCCCCTCCGCGCAGGAGTACCGCGACGCCGCCCTGAGCATCACCGGCGACCTCGCCCGCCGCTACGGCCGGCACCCGGCGGTGCAGCTGTGGCACGTGGGCAACGAGCTGGGGCAGTCCTGCTGGTGCGAGCGGACCGCGGTGCGCTTCCGGTCCTGGCTGGCCGCCCGCCACGGCGACCTCGACGGTCTCAACGCCGCCTGGGGCACGGCCTTCTGGAGCCAGCGCTACGGGCGGTGGGAGGAGGTCGTCCCCCCGCGCACCGCGCCGTACCTGCACAACCCCGCCCACCTGCTGGACTTCCAGCGGTTCTGCTCCGACACGCTGCTGGAGCTCTACCGCGCCGAGCGCGACGTCCTGCGCGAGCACTCCGACGCCCCGGTCACCACGAACCTCATGGGGTTCTCGCCCGTGGTGGACGGGCGCGCCGTGGGGGCCGAGGTCGACGTCGTCGCCAACGACCACTACGTCGACCCCGCCGACCCCCGCTCGCACGTGTTCGCCGCCCTGACCCACGACCTCGTGCGGTCCCTGGGCGGCGGGGCCCCGTGGCTGCTCATGGAGCAGGCCACCGGGGCGGTGAACTGGCGCCCGCACAACCCCCCGAAACCCGCGGGGCGGTTGCTGACCGACTCCCTGCAGGCCGTGGCCCGCGGGGCGGACGCGGTCTGCTTCTTCCAGTGGCGGGCCTCGCGCGCGGGCAGCGAGCAGTTCCACTCCGCGATGCTGCCCCACGCCGGGCCCGACACCGCGCGGCACCGGGAGGTCCGCGAGCTCGGGGCCCTGCTGGGGCGGCTGGACGCGGTCGCCGGCACCCCCGTGCCGGCGCGCGCCGCCCTCGTGCACGACTGGAGCAGCTGGTGGGCCTCCCGGGGGCCGGCGCGCCCCACCGACCGCCTGCGCGTCGAGGAGCAGCTGCTGGCCCACTACGAGCCGCTGTTCGCCCGCGGCGTCACCACCGACGTGATCGGCCCGGACGACCCCCTGGAGCCGTACCGGCTCGTCGTGGTGCCGGCTCTGCACCTGCTCGAACCCGCCCCCGCCCGGCGGCTGGCGGAGTGGGTGCGCGCCGGCGGCACGCTCCTGGTCGGTCCCGGCACCGGCCTCGTCGACCGCGACGGCGCCGTCGAACCCGGCCGGTTCCCGGTGCGGCTGCGCGACCTGCTCGGCGCCTCCGGGGAGGAGCACCACCCCCTGGTGGAACCCTCCCCGTGCACGGGGGAGCTGGGGGAGTTCCTCGTCGCCGACTACGCCGAGCGCGTGCGCAGCGACGGCGCCGAGGTGCTCGCCGCCCACGCGGGCGGCGACCTCGACGGGGTGCCGGTCGTCACCCGCCACGCCGTCGGCGCCGGCCGCGCCTGGTACTGCTCGGCGCTGCTGCCGCCGGCCGCCCTGGACGGCGTCCTGGCCCGGTGCCTGGCGGAGACCGGCCTGGCGGGGGAGCTGGACGGTGTCCCCGCCGGCGTGGAGGTCGTGCGCCGCGGCCCGGCCCTGTTCGTCCTCAACCACACCGGGGGGCCGGTGAGCGTCGACCTGGGCGCCACCGCCCGCCGCGACCTCGTCGGCGGGCAGACGCTCGCCGGCCGAACCGTCCTCGCGCCCCGTGCGGGCGCCGTCCTCGTGGAGGAGAGCACGTGA
- the acs gene encoding acetate--CoA ligase gives MSTDPSTQQEPTTGSGTFAPDPEFAAGAVARADLYDRAAADRLGFWAEVAREHVTWDTDFDEVLDWSNPPFAKWFVGGKLNVAVNCVDRHVAAGNGERVALHFEGEPGDTRAVTYAQLHEQVQRAANVLAGLGVRAGDRVAIYLPMLVESVVAMLACARLGAAHSVVFGGFSADALHSRIDDAQAKVVITCDGSYRRGKPTTLKPAVDAALAKGAPSVTGVLVVKRNGEAVDWVEGRDVWWDEALAAAAPVHEAEAFDAENPLFVLYTSGTTGKPKGILHTSGGYLVQTAYTTRTVFDVQPGRDVYWCTADVGWVTGHSYVVYGPLANGLTQVIYEGTPDTPDKDRWWSLVEKYGVTVLYTAPTAIRTCMKWGEEYPARHDLSSLRVLGSVGENINPEAWSWYRRVIGADRTPIVDTWWQTETGAQMIAPLPGVTSLKPGSAQVPLPGIVAEVVDDAGEPVPHGQAGYLVLSEPWPAMTRGIWGDEQRFRDTYWARFPGRYFAGDGAKRDEDGDIWLLGRVDDVMNVSGHRLSTAEIESALVSHPDVAEAAVVGATDETTGQAVVAFVILRGGHEEGPGTVAALRDHVAKEIGPIAKPKSIMVVAELPKTRSGKIMRRLLRDVAEHRPTGDVTTLTDSTVMDAITAGMNAPAGD, from the coding sequence GTGAGCACCGACCCGAGCACCCAGCAGGAGCCCACCACCGGCTCCGGGACCTTCGCCCCGGACCCGGAGTTCGCGGCCGGGGCCGTCGCGCGGGCCGACCTGTACGACCGGGCCGCCGCCGACCGGCTCGGGTTCTGGGCGGAGGTGGCCCGTGAGCACGTCACCTGGGACACCGACTTCGACGAGGTCCTGGACTGGTCGAACCCGCCGTTCGCGAAGTGGTTCGTCGGCGGGAAGCTCAACGTCGCGGTGAACTGCGTCGACCGCCACGTCGCCGCCGGGAACGGCGAGCGCGTCGCCCTCCACTTCGAGGGCGAACCCGGCGACACCCGGGCGGTCACCTACGCGCAGCTGCACGAGCAGGTGCAGCGGGCTGCGAACGTGCTGGCCGGGCTGGGGGTGCGCGCCGGGGACCGGGTCGCGATCTACCTGCCGATGCTCGTGGAGTCGGTGGTGGCGATGCTGGCGTGCGCGCGCCTGGGCGCGGCGCACTCGGTGGTGTTCGGCGGGTTCTCCGCCGACGCGCTGCACTCCCGCATCGACGACGCCCAGGCCAAGGTCGTCATCACCTGCGACGGTTCCTACCGCCGCGGCAAGCCCACGACCCTCAAGCCCGCCGTGGACGCGGCGCTGGCCAAGGGCGCCCCGTCGGTGACCGGCGTCCTCGTCGTGAAGCGCAACGGCGAGGCCGTGGACTGGGTCGAGGGCCGCGACGTGTGGTGGGACGAGGCGCTGGCCGCGGCCGCGCCCGTGCACGAGGCGGAGGCCTTCGACGCGGAGAACCCGCTGTTCGTCCTCTACACCTCCGGCACCACGGGCAAGCCCAAGGGCATCCTGCACACCTCCGGGGGCTACCTCGTCCAGACCGCGTACACGACGCGCACCGTCTTCGACGTGCAGCCCGGGCGCGACGTGTACTGGTGCACCGCCGACGTCGGCTGGGTCACCGGGCACAGCTACGTCGTCTACGGCCCGCTGGCCAACGGCCTGACCCAGGTGATCTACGAGGGGACCCCCGACACCCCCGACAAGGACCGCTGGTGGTCGCTGGTGGAGAAGTACGGCGTCACCGTCCTCTACACCGCGCCCACGGCGATCCGGACCTGCATGAAGTGGGGCGAGGAGTACCCCGCCCGCCACGACCTGTCCTCGCTGCGGGTGCTGGGCAGCGTGGGGGAGAACATCAACCCCGAGGCGTGGTCCTGGTACCGCCGCGTCATCGGCGCCGACCGCACCCCGATCGTCGACACCTGGTGGCAGACCGAGACCGGCGCGCAGATGATCGCCCCGCTGCCCGGGGTCACCAGCCTCAAGCCGGGTTCGGCGCAGGTCCCGCTGCCGGGGATCGTCGCCGAGGTCGTCGACGACGCCGGTGAGCCCGTCCCGCACGGGCAGGCCGGGTACCTCGTCCTGAGCGAGCCGTGGCCGGCGATGACGCGCGGCATCTGGGGCGACGAGCAGCGGTTCCGGGACACCTACTGGGCCCGCTTCCCGGGCCGGTACTTCGCCGGCGACGGCGCCAAGCGCGACGAGGACGGCGACATCTGGCTGCTGGGCCGCGTCGACGACGTCATGAACGTCTCCGGGCACCGCCTCTCCACCGCCGAGATCGAGTCGGCCCTGGTCAGCCACCCCGACGTCGCCGAGGCCGCCGTCGTGGGGGCGACCGACGAGACGACCGGGCAGGCCGTCGTGGCCTTCGTCATCCTCCGCGGCGGCCACGAGGAGGGGCCGGGGACCGTCGCGGCCCTGCGCGACCACGTCGCGAAGGAGATCGGCCCCATCGCCAAGCCGAAGTCGATCATGGTGGTGGCGGAGCTGCCGAAGACCCGCTCGGGCAAGATCATGCGCCGCCTGCTGCGCGACGTCGCCGAGCACCGCCCCACCGGCGACGTCACGACCCTGACCGACTCCACGGTCATGGACGCCATCACCGCCGGGATGAACGCCCCCGCCGGGGACTGA